A window of the Bacteroidales bacterium genome harbors these coding sequences:
- a CDS encoding tetratricopeptide repeat protein — MKNTYTLLIVLLLLFGATPFLSAQDIPAFPQAETAKSKIEKPDDEKLAAEYMKTKEYEKAVELYAKLYEQKKTRYFYTYYIFCLTELQDFKTALKVVRREQKEEPGSLRLLVDEGYIYSLQGDQHKAKKLWDEALAKLTGNRNQVNELAGAYSYRGQTEYALQTYLKGRQLVQDYQFNLELARMYQQMNNFTDMVNEYLNLMDNDLSRLEYIKGRLQSALDSDEEGTIGEAIRTELLRRVQKNPDKIYYSEMLIWYAVQQKDFDLALLQSKSIDRRLGGDGRAVIDLAMISLNNEAYDVAVDAYQYVLAKGELSTYYLDARIGLLNARYLKITHRLDYTRDDLTALEREYHSALEEFGENSSTITIMKYLAHLQAFYLDKYNEAIVLLQKAVAMPGVSPQLTAECKIELADILLFTDREWDATLLYSQVDYDFKNDPVGHLAKFKNAKLSYYIGEFNWAKMQLDVLKAATSKLIANDAMELSLLISDNIDMDSTYTGLGYYARADLLVYRNKPDQALVVLDSIQKLALWHPLNDEVLYKKADIMLKKSNYEAADSLLNKVTEMYPGDILADDALILRARLYDEHFKDPGKAMMLYERLMIEYPGSLFVVEARKRFRELRGDMIN; from the coding sequence ATGAAAAACACTTACACCTTATTAATAGTACTACTGTTGCTTTTTGGTGCAACACCTTTCTTGTCGGCACAGGATATCCCGGCATTTCCACAGGCCGAAACGGCCAAAAGTAAGATAGAAAAGCCTGACGACGAAAAGCTTGCCGCCGAATACATGAAAACCAAAGAGTACGAAAAAGCAGTGGAGCTGTACGCAAAGTTGTACGAACAGAAGAAGACGCGTTATTTTTACACCTATTATATTTTTTGCCTCACCGAACTGCAGGACTTCAAAACCGCGCTGAAGGTGGTGCGGCGTGAGCAAAAAGAAGAGCCCGGCTCCCTGCGACTGCTGGTGGACGAAGGCTACATCTATTCGCTACAGGGCGACCAGCACAAGGCAAAAAAACTGTGGGATGAAGCACTCGCAAAGCTTACCGGCAACCGCAATCAGGTAAATGAATTGGCCGGCGCATACAGCTACCGCGGACAAACAGAGTATGCGCTTCAGACGTACCTCAAAGGACGGCAGCTGGTGCAGGATTATCAATTTAACCTGGAACTGGCGCGGATGTATCAGCAGATGAACAACTTTACCGACATGGTGAACGAATATCTGAACCTGATGGACAACGACCTTTCGCGGCTCGAATACATCAAAGGACGGCTTCAGTCGGCACTCGATAGCGACGAAGAAGGTACCATTGGTGAGGCCATTCGGACTGAACTGCTGCGGCGTGTTCAAAAAAATCCTGACAAAATTTATTATTCAGAGATGCTCATCTGGTATGCTGTTCAGCAAAAAGATTTTGACCTGGCGCTGCTGCAGAGTAAGTCGATCGACCGGCGGCTGGGCGGCGACGGGCGCGCGGTGATCGACCTGGCAATGATCAGCCTGAATAATGAGGCGTATGATGTGGCTGTGGATGCCTATCAATATGTGTTGGCAAAGGGCGAGCTGTCGACGTACTATCTGGATGCACGCATCGGGCTGCTCAACGCACGCTACCTGAAGATTACCCATCGCCTCGACTATACCCGCGACGACCTGACGGCGCTCGAACGCGAATATCATTCGGCACTTGAGGAGTTTGGCGAAAACAGTTCCACCATCACTATCATGAAATACCTGGCGCACCTGCAGGCTTTTTATCTCGACAAATACAACGAAGCCATCGTCCTGCTCCAAAAAGCTGTGGCAATGCCGGGGGTGTCGCCACAGCTCACTGCGGAGTGCAAGATAGAGCTGGCCGACATTTTGCTGTTTACAGATCGTGAGTGGGATGCAACGCTGCTTTATTCGCAGGTAGATTATGATTTTAAAAACGATCCCGTGGGGCATCTTGCCAAATTCAAGAATGCAAAGTTGTCGTATTATATCGGCGAATTTAATTGGGCCAAGATGCAGCTTGATGTGCTGAAAGCAGCTACTTCCAAGCTTATTGCCAACGATGCCATGGAACTCTCGCTGCTCATCAGCGACAACATCGACATGGACAGCACCTACACGGGACTTGGATATTATGCCCGTGCCGACCTGCTGGTGTATCGCAACAAACCCGACCAGGCATTGGTCGTATTGGATTCGATACAAAAATTGGCGCTGTGGCATCCTCTCAACGATGAGGTGCTTTATAAAAAAGCCGACATCATGCTGAAAAAATCCAACTACGAAGCCGCCGACAGCCTGCTAAATAAAGTGACGGAAATGTACCCAGGGGATATCCTGGCCGACGATGCGCTGATACTGCGCGCCAGACTTTATGACGAACATTTTAAAGATCCCGGTAAAGCCATGATGCTTTATGAGCGGCTGATGATAGAATATCCCGGAAGCCTCTTCGTGGTGGAGGCTCGCAAACGATTCAGAGAGCTGCGCGGGGACATGATTAATTAG